The following DNA comes from Miscanthus floridulus cultivar M001 chromosome 5, ASM1932011v1, whole genome shotgun sequence.
CGTAGAGCGCGGACACGGCGAGCATGAGCGCGACGGAGACGCACCACAGCACCAGGTTGATCTTGACGGTGATGTGCAGGAACCGCGTGGACGCCGAGATGGCGATCCGCTTCCACAGGATGGCCTGGCTGCTCATGCCCAGGCACATGCCGAACGCCGACACCGGGAACCGGAGCAGGAACGGCCACGTCTTGTCGGACGGCAGGATCAGCTCCTCCGAGGACTGCCACCAGTACCACAAAACAGCACCACGGTCAGCTTCTTTATCGGCATCATCAGCTACAGCTAAACGGGGGAAGGCGGCGAGGCTAGACGCACGCCACGTGGCGTTCGCATTAGCAACGCTCATGGACTcgctagtactagtagtagtatgatCAGAGCCACTACGGATGGATGATGATGTCATCGGTAGCAGTACCCGCAGCTTGTCGAGCTCGGGGCCTTCCAGCGCGGCGAAGAAGCGCTGCACTCTGGGCATGGAGGAGTTGCGATGGTCGCTCGCCGCGTCGTCTTCCTCCGGCTCCTCCCCCTGCTGCGGCTGTTGCTGCGCCGGCGGCATCCTGCTGCTGCCGAGCAGGTGCGTGGTGATCTGCTTCTCCAGCTTGCCCGACCACGTCTTGAACGAGTCGTAGCTGGTGTCCCTGCTGTCCCTGCGCGCCTTAGCCGgcggcgccgtcgccgccgcgtacGGCGCCGACGCGCTCCGGGCGAAGTCGTCGTGGCCCCGGTTGGCGCCGTCGCCCTCCGCCGGCGCAGCGGGGATCGGCTGGGACCGGAACACCATCTTGCTAGGCTGCGcgagcgccatggccgccgacgCCGCCGGGGCGCGCGGCGGCAGCATCATCATCCGCGGCGGCGCGTCCGTGACGGCGGCGTCCCGCTCCCGCTGCAGCTCCGCCTCCATCCTGCTGGAGATGTCGGCCTCCATCCTGCTGGAGATGTCGAACCCGCCGGTCGGCGACGCCGGCATGCTGATCGAAACCGGGCGCCCCACGAGGGGCGCGGACGACGGCAGGAACGGCGAGTACCCCGGGGACGCGGCCATGTCATCACCACCGTGTCGCCGCTCTCGTTCCTACGAACACCAGCACGCAGACTGTTCATACTCGTGGCTCCGCCGTCTCCAAGACTCGAAACGAAGGTGCATGGCGAGTGACACGAGGACTCACCCTGAACGCCGCCGGCTCCTCGGGGGAGAAGACGCTCGATGGGACGCGAACGCCGACGGCGTCCGGGTGCACAAGCGCGGGACGTGGCGGCACCGCGAACTCGTCCGTCTCCATGAACCTCGAGAAACCTGCGACGCAGATGCATACAGTGACACCGTCAGGGGATTCAAAACACATTGCCGATCACATGTCTGCTAGCTCGTTCATGGAAGGATCTCTGGTCTCTCAGATGGGTAGAGTGATGTTCTTACGATCGCACGTAGAGCACCGCGCCATTGTTGTTCGCCTACGACGTAGTCCAGTGCAAGCTATTTGTGTTGTGGTCTTGTGAAAGCACACACACGTATATATAGGTGTTCTAGCCAAGCAGGGTGCAGTGCAGAGACAGAGAGCTAGACGCACGCATCAGGAACCGTCCATATGTGTGGCGAGGGTGCAGCCGTGCAAGACTGCAGCGTCCTCCCCGGCAAATCTCAAGACTTGTGGCTCGCAGCATCCGTTCTGCAAGTATGGCGGTGTTTGGCACAGATGACATGGAGCCTTTCCTGGGCTGCAGGCAACCTGAGGAGAGGATGGCCTCTAGTTCTGCTAGAGCTGCTTGCTGGGGGAGAAGAACAGTCAGGCCAAGACACTGCAGTGCCAGTGAGTGTGTGCAATGCAATGAACCGCAAATGGGGCGATGATGGGCTAGTTGATAGGACGACCGTCATATCAGGAACTTATTGCTTGCCTTATCGTTCTCCcaaggtccagtttagttccctcccaaaatactaaaatttttaagatttctcgtcacatcgaatttttggatacatgcatgaagtattaaatataaataaaaaataaaactaattatacagtttagacgaaatccacgagacgaatcttttaagcctaattagactatgattagacactaattatcaaataacaacgaaaactgctacagtatcattttgccaaaaatttcggcATCTAAACAGGCCCCAAGTTCTCCCAAGTCGGTTTTCATTCAACCTTTCAATCagtcttcttcacaaataaaatTGCATCCGGATTCTAGTTCTTTTTTTAATGAAATGAATGGTGGTTCCTGCATCTGGGtccatactactactactccaaagtGAGATGACAAGTTGAGTGCCAGTCGCTAGGATTTGGTTTTATCAATGGACAAACAATGGTGTTTCAGGCTTTCAGAGTTGTGTTGTGGCATAGCAATGCCTTTCTGCCAGGACCAGGGGCCAAGCTACATAGTAGTGACTAGGAGGTGCAAATGCACCGTCATAAAAAATGTAAAACGATGGTTATGGTTTAAAAATCTCATCATATACACACCCTCTATGACAGAAGCAGATGATACTCCCACAAGCAGCCAAGAGCCCAAGAGAAAACAAAACAGCTGAATCAACTGAAAAGTGTGTTGCGTTCAGCATCTCCCCAAGCCCCTAATATTTCCTCAACTGAAATGTGAGAGCAAGCAAGTCCCTGCACCAGCTTTCTGAACTGAAAGGGAACGGCCGGCAATCGGCATGCACAGTCTGCACACGGCGACGTGATAGGGTTCTGGCTGGCTGGCTGAACCACGGCACTTGGCGTGGCTGCTGCCAGCGCCAGGGAAATTCAGGTGGCAAAGCCGAACGGCCGAGCTCCTGAACCTGAGAACCTGTCAGGCTTCTTTCGGCATGCGATCCCGGCCGCGGTGGGGTTTCGTCTCGACCGACGCAATGAAGGCCAGGGGGCGTCAGAGACGAGCGCGTCGCTGCGGTGCCCCCGATCCGGTGCGGTGCGGAGGAAGACGAGAGGGGGCAAGGCGATGGGCGGGCGGGCGGATCGTACCTGAAACATGCGTGCATCGGTGCGTTCAGAAGGGGCGAACGGCAGGGCGGCGATCGATGGCGGTGGCCGCCGGCGACCCCACGAGCGGCGAGGGCGTTCACGCCGGTAGGGAGGGACGGATAGGGCTGGGAATGgtcggcggctgcggcggcggagaTCGTGGATTTGGGCGGTACGGTGGCGCGCACGGCCGGTGAGACTCTGGGCGACCAAGGTGGCGGGACGAGGTCCTGTGTCGCTGCGGGTGGGGTCCGACTTGGCGAGCTAGATGGCCGGTGCACGTGTCGTCGTGGCCCAAGGGGCGGACGGGCGATCAATTTTGGTGTCCGTAACCGTACGCAGAAGTACAGAAGTACGGGTCCATGACATGTTGGGACCACAGTGTGGAATACTGGAAACACATATTCGTTTTATTTTTTTGGTAATTTCAAAAGGACAATAGAAAATCAATGATATGTCCATTTAAGGGTCTTAGGCGATAAACCAAAATCAAAATGATAAAAAGCTCCTAAGCCACTGAATACAATGATTTGGTGTTGTTTGGACAATTAACTTGCCTGTTCGCCATATGCATTCACATTCTTTTGCTCAATGAATAGATAGGTATCATTGAATTGATTATCACATAAAGCAGATGAAGAATAAACTGAGGGTAGTGATTTATCTTCTGCAAACTGGAATGGTAAGAGATCATCCAGAATACCATAATCTGAATAAGACGAGTCAAACCCTTGCTGCAAAGCAACATCAGAAGAGTAAACAACATCTGAAgaaggaggaatccaagataacCCATCTGCATTCTCCAGCTGCGGCAGACCATATGACGAACTATTCTCACTTCAAACTGACAGGAGTTCGAGTTATCTGTGGTTTCAACAATTGTATTTTCTTCTCTCAAAGGAAAGGCACCGTTTATATTCTAGGATACTGTCCCATTCTCACATTTGATGTTCTCTGAATCATATTTCTGTGAATCTAGGTAATTTGTTCCAGAAAGAGCACCTTGGATTTTCTTACCACTAGTGACACCAGGATACTCAGCTTCACTTTCATGTTTGTTGTATTACTGTGGGCAAACTCACGAGTGAATTTACCTTCAAACTGTAAATATACCAAAACAAGCTTATGAGTTTTAGAGAAAAGTATAGTTGACTCTATAAGCAATTATGCTTCCAATGAGTTTAAGTCAATTAAATTGCATACAGCCATGGAAAGACTTGCTCCTATATATAAAGGGCATGATGAATGGGCCATCAGCTTGGAAAGAGGTGAGGCTTGGATCCCTGCAGGTGACATACAATGGCTTAATGTAAAAAACTGTTTATACTGAGATTATATTTTCATATTGTACTTGCAGCAAGTTGCCTTTGCCAATCGAGATAAATTTATCACTGCTGATCCCAAGTATCTTGTAGAGCTAATGCTTTTAAATATGCAGCATTTTTTTGGTAGTTTAATTTATAATTGTTTAAGCCATCTTGGTTGGACCTTCATGTTCTTCCTCTCCAGTTTATATTTCATCTTACTTTGGATAGTGCTTTGTTGATACGTAGTTCACAGGACCTGTTTTGAACAATTGAACTGAAGATATATTGTTGCTGTTTTCACCGGAAAGTGAATCAGCACAACTGATAGTGATGGGGACAGTACAAAATCAGCCACCAAATATTGAAAGAAAAAATTGCATACCTTATGCCCATTTCATCGAACAAATCGAGGGCATTATCCATGGAAGCATCGACGCTGGTAACAAGATCAATGGTGGCTACATGCCGCTGCCGTCTGTTAGCCGCCGCCATTACTGCACGCCgcgccgccaccaccgctgccCGTTGCGTCGCCGCCGCGGCTGGCTGCTCGTTGCGCCGCCGCGGAGCTGCGCGCTGTGCGGCTCGGCTTCCTGCCTCGCCGTTGCAGTGGCACGGGCGAGCGAGTGGGTGTGCGCCTTCAGGCTGCCGCTGCCGTC
Coding sequences within:
- the LOC136553285 gene encoding S-type anion channel SLAH2-like, translating into MARCSTCDRFSRFMETDEFAVPPRPALVHPDAVGVRVPSSVFSPEEPAAFRERERRHGGDDMAASPGYSPFLPSSAPLVGRPVSISMPASPTGGFDISSRMEADISSRMEAELQRERDAAVTDAPPRMMMLPPRAPAASAAMALAQPSKMVFRSQPIPAAPAEGDGANRGHDDFARSASAPYAAATAPPAKARRDSRDTSYDSFKTWSGKLEKQITTHLLGSSRMPPAQQQPQQGEEPEEDDAASDHRNSSMPRVQRFFAALEGPELDKLRSSEELILPSDKTWPFLLRFPVSAFGMCLGMSSQAILWKRIAISASTRFLHITVKINLVLWCVSVALMLAVSALYACKLIFYFEAVRREYYHPIRVNFFFAPWIACLFLAIGVPDLVAATLPHWLWYVLMAPIVCLELKIYGQWISGGQRRLSRVANPSNHLSIVGNFVGALLGGIMGLKEGPMFFFSVGLAHYIVLFVTLYQRLPTSETLPRDLHPVFFLFVAAPSVACLAWSRITGEFGYGSRVAYFIAMFLYASLAVRINLFRGFSFSLAWWAYTFPMTSAAIASIRYSSEVTKNAFTQCMCIGLSAAATLAVAALFLTTVLHAVVHRDLFPNDISIAITERRRSKPLVGEKMLLRLRSAGRSKKLQQALSTAPSDAADLEAARVATTTSYT